Proteins found in one Scomber scombrus chromosome 15, fScoSco1.1, whole genome shotgun sequence genomic segment:
- the LOC133995730 gene encoding urea transporter 2-like — MDNRNQPSHEEGPARSFLLRAFGLFSGDMRMCGEWVKRQPVVIQLLDWVFRGVAQVMFVNNPLSGLLITASVFLQNPWWALNGLLGTLVSTVSAIILGQNREAVSAGLYGYNGTLVGILMAVFSAKESWYWWLLLPNVFMSMVCPVVTKALSSVASKWDLPVFTLPFNILVCLHMAATGANHPYFPQIDIKPNDHLHPHNDSIKSLKISQLLLSVPVGVSQVYGCDSPWKGGLILLALLLSSPTICFHAMLGSAAGMLSGVFYVLTWQTHLLALICALFCAYVTSAISKLMSVFALPACTWPFCLSTLIFLLISSEIPAICRLPLSVVSYPEENRRYQRQLKASEKAQHSQQSGGQEEAPLEENPNGPNVHLCAFICAICLSGRCNTAHGFSLARITHKRQSHSQTCVGAVVQRGRSSVIHPPKSHAGNTYFSNKT; from the exons ATGGACAACAGGAACCAGCCGTCACATGAAGAAGGTCCAGCTCGCTCCTTTCTCCTCAGAGCCTTTGGGCTTTTCTCTGGTGACATGCGTATGTGTGGAGAGTGGGTGAAAA GACAGCCTGTTGTGATCCAGCTGCTGGATTGGGTTTTTCGAGGGGTAGCCCAGGTCATGTTTGTCAACAACCCTCTCAGTGGGCTCCTCATCACAGCCAGCGTCTTCCTGCAGAACCCCTGGTGGGCTCTGAATGGTCTGCTGGGTACCCTTGTCTCCACTGTTTCTGCCATCATACTGGGACAAAACAG GGAAGCCGTATCAGCAGGATTATATGGCTACAATGGAACCTTGGTTGGCATACTCATGGCTGTTTTCTCTGCCAAAGAAAGCTGGTACTGGTGGCTTTTACTGccaaatgtgttcatgtccatGGTGTG CCCAGTGGTCACCAAAGCTTTGTCCTCAGTTGCCAGCAAATGGGACCTCCCAGTATTCACTCTACCCTTTAACATTTTGGTTTGTCTGCACATGGCAGCTACAGGAGCCAATCACCCCTACTTTCCACAG ATTGATATCAAGCCAAATGACCATCTGCACCCTCATAATGACTCCATCAAAAGCCTCAAAATCTCCCAG CTCCTCCTGTCTGTGCCAGTTGGCGTTAGCCAGGTGTACGGCTGCGACAGTCCTTGGAAAGGAGGTCTTATCCTTCTGgccctgctgctctcctcacCAACTATCTGTTTTCATGCCATGTTGGGCTCTGCTGCTGGCATGCTGTCTG GCGTCTTCTATGTTTTAACATGGCAAACACACTTACTGGCTCTAATATGTG CACTTTTCTGTGCATACGTGACTTCAGCGATCTCAAAATTGATGTCTGTG TTTGCATTACCAGCCTGCACGTGGCCTTTCTGCTTGTCGactctcatcttcctcctcatttCCTCTGAGATCCCAGCCATCTGCAGACTGCCTCTGTCTGTGGTCTCCTACCCGGAGGAAAATCGGCGCTACCAGAGACAATTAAAGGCCTCTGAGAAAGCTCAGCACAGTCAGCAAAGCGGTGGCCAAGAAGAGGCCCCGCTGGAGGAGAATCCAAATGGTCCAAATGTCCACTTG TGTGCCTTTATTTGTGCCATCTGCCTGTCTGGCCGATGCAACACGGCACATGGCTTTAGTCTAGCTAGGATAACACATAAGAGACAGTCACACTCCCAGACATGTGTGGGAGCGGTGGTACAACGGGGGAGAAG CAGTGTGATTCACCCACCCAAGTCCCATGCAGGCAACACCTACTTCTCCAACAAAACATGa